The following are from one region of the Amycolatopsis sp. QT-25 genome:
- a CDS encoding amidohydrolase family protein, producing MEALHLAGVVLPDGEHRELWVTGGRITGEPVAGAETVVREGFLVPGLVDAHCHPGIGAGGATTLEEAAEQAITDRDAGTLLIRDCGLPIDVRPLQRRADLPRIIRAGRHLALRKRYLPGLGIELEDPAELPKAVAEQARDGDGWVKLVGDWIDRGVGDLAPLWPDDVLAEAIAVAHAEGAKVTAHVFGQAALPGLIAAGIDCLEHGTELLPDQLDVLAERGIALVPTLINIENFPGIADKAGKYPVYAGHMRALHAGVGEMVSTAIEAGVRVYAGSDAGGMVEHGRLVDEIEALHKAGMTPEQALASASWAAREWLGVPGIVEGASADLLVYPSDPREDLAVLRHPSHIVLRGEIHA from the coding sequence GTGGAGGCGCTGCACCTGGCAGGCGTGGTCCTGCCGGACGGTGAGCACCGTGAGCTGTGGGTCACCGGCGGCCGGATCACCGGCGAACCGGTCGCCGGAGCGGAAACCGTGGTCCGGGAAGGCTTCCTCGTTCCCGGGCTGGTCGACGCGCACTGTCACCCCGGTATCGGGGCCGGTGGCGCGACCACCCTCGAAGAGGCCGCCGAACAGGCGATCACCGATCGCGACGCCGGGACGCTGCTGATCCGCGACTGCGGGCTGCCGATCGACGTCCGGCCGTTGCAGCGGCGCGCCGACCTGCCGCGGATCATCCGCGCCGGACGGCATCTCGCCCTGCGCAAGCGCTACCTCCCGGGCCTCGGCATCGAACTCGAAGACCCCGCCGAACTGCCGAAGGCGGTCGCCGAACAGGCCCGCGACGGCGACGGCTGGGTCAAACTCGTCGGCGACTGGATCGACCGCGGCGTCGGGGATCTGGCGCCGCTGTGGCCCGACGACGTCCTCGCCGAGGCCATCGCGGTCGCCCACGCGGAGGGCGCCAAGGTGACCGCGCACGTCTTCGGCCAGGCCGCGTTGCCGGGCCTGATCGCCGCGGGGATCGACTGCCTCGAACACGGCACGGAACTCCTCCCGGACCAGCTGGACGTCCTGGCCGAACGCGGGATCGCGCTCGTGCCGACCCTGATCAACATCGAGAACTTCCCCGGGATCGCCGACAAGGCGGGCAAATACCCGGTGTACGCCGGCCACATGCGGGCGTTGCACGCCGGCGTGGGGGAGATGGTGTCGACGGCGATCGAGGCGGGCGTGCGGGTGTACGCCGGAAGCGACGCGGGTGGCATGGTCGAACACGGCAGGCTCGTCGACGAGATCGAGGCCCTGCACAAGGCCGGGATGACACCGGAGCAGGCGCTGGCTTCGGCTTCGTGGGCGGCCCGCGAGTGGCTGGGCGTGCCCGGAATCGTCGAGGGCGCTTCGGCCGATCTGCTCGTCTACCCGTCCGATCCGCGTGAGGATCTCGCGGTGTTACGGCATCCGAGTCATATCGTCCTGCGTGGCGAAATCCACGCCTGA
- a CDS encoding RNA-binding protein: protein MSFLADSLEHLVRGIVDNPDEVRVELLTTRRGRTLEVHVHPDDLGKVIGRGGRTATALRTVMGGIGGRGVRVDVVDTDR from the coding sequence GTGAGCTTCCTCGCTGACTCCCTCGAGCACCTGGTGCGCGGGATCGTCGACAACCCGGACGAGGTCCGGGTCGAGCTGCTGACCACTCGCCGTGGCCGCACGCTCGAGGTGCACGTGCACCCCGACGATCTCGGCAAGGTGATCGGCCGGGGCGGTCGTACCGCGACCGCCCTGCGCACCGTCATGGGCGGCATCGGTGGCCGCGGCGTCCGGGTGGACGTCGTCGACACCGATCGCTGA
- a CDS encoding CPBP family intramembrane glutamic endopeptidase: protein MDDGQARERLVLGAHWGFVAFFAGIAGYHLVTLVMSFVMSGRFGGYDPLELRDVGPLLILAFLPTLVLGLGPAIGSRLWGQGLREDFGLKPTWRDVRIGLACGAAALAAGYLLNLLLLAVYGTDSDDRTFSDVSPGPITELSGTTEGDTVWLVLAAVIVVLAAPVTEELLFRGTLWNAMGFHRLPSWVILLVTALVFAQLHGEAARTIALFGQGIAIGLARYLSGRVSASVIAHAANNLPPAVLLFAAR from the coding sequence GTGGACGACGGGCAGGCTCGCGAGCGTCTGGTGCTCGGAGCGCACTGGGGCTTCGTAGCGTTCTTCGCGGGCATCGCCGGATATCACCTCGTCACGCTCGTGATGAGCTTCGTGATGTCAGGCCGCTTCGGCGGCTACGACCCACTCGAGCTTCGTGACGTCGGCCCGCTGCTGATCCTCGCGTTCCTGCCGACCCTCGTACTCGGTCTCGGCCCGGCGATCGGCTCCCGCCTCTGGGGACAGGGGCTTCGCGAAGACTTCGGGCTCAAGCCCACCTGGCGTGACGTCCGGATCGGGCTCGCCTGCGGAGCGGCCGCGCTCGCCGCCGGCTACCTCCTCAACCTGCTCCTGCTCGCCGTCTACGGGACCGACAGCGACGACAGGACCTTCTCCGACGTCTCGCCCGGCCCGATCACCGAGCTGTCCGGCACCACCGAAGGCGACACGGTCTGGCTGGTGCTGGCCGCGGTCATCGTCGTCCTCGCCGCCCCGGTCACCGAAGAACTGCTTTTCCGCGGCACCCTGTGGAACGCGATGGGCTTCCACCGCCTGCCGTCGTGGGTGATCCTGCTGGTCACCGCGCTGGTCTTCGCCCAGTTGCACGGGGAAGCCGCGCGCACGATCGCGCTGTTCGGTCAAGGCATCGCCATCGGCCTCGCCCGTTATCTCTCCGGCAGGGTGAGCGCGTCCGTCATCGCGCACGCGGCCAACAACCTCCCCCCGGCGGTATTGCTCTTCGCGGCGAGGTGA
- the rimM gene encoding ribosome maturation factor RimM (Essential for efficient processing of 16S rRNA), whose protein sequence is MDVVVGRIAKAHGIRGELAVDVRTDSPEQRFAVGSAVTTKLRDGSSGNLTIAAAREHSGRLLVRFEEVLTRDVAETLRGALLIADTSALPPTEDPDEFYDHELEGLRAELADGTVLGKVLEIVHSPAGELLSIEHDGREVLVPFVKAIVPAVDVAGGRVILDPPEGLLDA, encoded by the coding sequence ATGGACGTCGTAGTAGGCCGGATCGCCAAGGCGCACGGAATCCGCGGTGAGCTCGCGGTGGACGTGCGCACGGACTCGCCGGAACAGCGGTTCGCGGTCGGTTCGGCCGTCACGACGAAGCTGCGTGACGGCAGCAGCGGAAACCTCACCATCGCAGCCGCCCGCGAACACAGCGGGCGGCTGCTGGTGCGTTTCGAAGAGGTGCTGACCAGGGACGTCGCGGAGACCCTCCGCGGCGCGTTGCTGATCGCCGACACCTCGGCGCTGCCGCCGACCGAAGACCCCGACGAGTTCTACGACCACGAACTCGAAGGGTTGCGAGCCGAACTCGCCGACGGCACGGTCCTCGGCAAGGTGCTCGAAATCGTGCATTCGCCCGCCGGTGAACTGCTGTCGATCGAACACGACGGACGCGAAGTACTGGTGCCGTTCGTGAAGGCGATCGTCCCGGCGGTCGACGTCGCGGGCGGCCGCGTGATCCTCGACCCGCCGGAAGGCCTGCTGGACGCCTGA
- a CDS encoding type II CAAX endopeptidase family protein: MTVSQPREPIPEAAPPDELAAGGEVAALDPPPSHRWGFGAFLLVEAVLLASAAFISVLLGDVRPGQPLPMRMVLLGTMVPTMIAAGVALLITRLRGNGPCIDLRIGWSWADVKLGLKLGLLGLGFTSLAAYVWTQVVGNENATSAISALVEDRRMSVSAAVVMFVYLWLVGPICEEIIYRGLLWGAVERLTWRTERWGRIAAFLVSTAVFAASHLEPLRTTLLLVIAIPIGLARVFTGRLLGSVVAHQVNNFLPAVTILLGSLGIAAF, from the coding sequence GTGACCGTATCTCAGCCCAGGGAGCCGATCCCCGAGGCCGCGCCGCCGGACGAACTCGCTGCCGGAGGTGAGGTGGCCGCGCTCGACCCGCCACCGTCGCATCGCTGGGGATTCGGGGCCTTCCTCCTGGTGGAAGCCGTCCTCCTGGCGTCGGCGGCGTTCATCAGCGTCCTGCTCGGCGACGTCCGGCCCGGCCAGCCCCTGCCGATGCGCATGGTGCTGCTGGGCACGATGGTGCCGACGATGATCGCCGCCGGGGTCGCGCTGCTGATCACCCGGTTGCGGGGCAACGGCCCGTGCATCGACCTGCGGATCGGCTGGAGCTGGGCCGACGTCAAGCTCGGGCTCAAGCTCGGCTTGCTCGGTCTCGGGTTCACCTCGCTCGCCGCCTACGTCTGGACGCAGGTCGTCGGCAACGAGAACGCCACCTCGGCGATCAGCGCGCTCGTGGAAGACCGGCGGATGTCGGTCTCGGCCGCCGTCGTCATGTTCGTCTACCTGTGGCTGGTCGGGCCGATCTGCGAGGAGATCATCTACCGCGGCCTGCTGTGGGGCGCGGTGGAACGGCTGACGTGGCGCACCGAACGCTGGGGGAGGATCGCGGCGTTCCTGGTCTCCACGGCCGTTTTCGCGGCGAGCCACCTCGAACCGCTGCGCACCACGCTGCTGCTGGTGATCGCGATCCCGATCGGGCTCGCCAGGGTGTTCACCGGACGGCTGCTCGGCAGCGTCGTCGCCCATCAGGTGAACAACTTCCTCCCGGCCGTGACGATCCTGCTCGGCTCGCTCGGGATAGCCGCGTTCTGA
- the ffh gene encoding signal recognition particle protein: MFDTLSDRLTSALQTLSRKGRLSDADIDATAREIRIALLEADVALSVVKAFIARIKERAKGAEVHGALNPAQQVIKIVNEELVTILGGETRRLTFAKNPPTVIMLAGLQGAGKTTLAGKLAMWLKKQGHAPMLVACDLQRPNAVTQLQVVGERAGVAVFAPEPGNGVGDPVDVARRAIDEAKRAQHDIVLVDTAGRLGVDEELMKQAADIRDAVSPDETLFVVDAMIGQDAVTTAEAFRDGVGFTGVVLTKLDGDARGGAALSVRQVTGQPILFASNGEKLEDFDLFHPDRMASRILGMGDVLSLIEQAEQHFDQEKAEQTAAKLGSGQLTLEDFLEQMLAVRKMGPIGNLLGMLPGAGQMKDQLAQVDDKQLDKLQAIIRGMTPAERADPKIINASRRVRISKGSGVAVRDVNDLVNRFFEARKMMAQMAGRFGFGGGGGGGKNRKGKKGKKGKGRGPTQPKVRGGFPGGMPMLPPGGMPGAGGGMPDLSQLGGMNDIPGFDPKKFKLPKDK; encoded by the coding sequence GTGTTCGACACCCTCTCCGATCGGCTCACGTCCGCCCTGCAGACCCTGTCTCGCAAGGGCAGGCTCTCCGACGCCGACATCGACGCCACCGCGCGTGAGATCCGTATCGCGCTGCTCGAGGCGGATGTCGCGCTGTCGGTGGTCAAGGCCTTCATCGCCCGGATCAAGGAGCGCGCCAAGGGCGCCGAGGTGCACGGCGCGCTGAACCCGGCCCAGCAGGTCATCAAGATCGTCAACGAGGAACTCGTCACCATCCTCGGCGGCGAGACCAGGCGGCTCACGTTCGCGAAGAACCCGCCGACGGTCATCATGCTCGCGGGTCTGCAGGGTGCCGGTAAGACGACGCTCGCGGGCAAGCTCGCGATGTGGCTGAAGAAGCAGGGCCACGCGCCGATGCTGGTCGCCTGCGATCTCCAGCGCCCCAACGCGGTCACGCAGCTGCAGGTCGTCGGCGAGCGGGCCGGGGTCGCGGTCTTCGCGCCGGAGCCCGGCAACGGCGTCGGCGACCCGGTCGACGTCGCCCGCCGCGCCATCGACGAGGCCAAACGCGCGCAGCACGACATCGTGCTCGTCGACACCGCCGGCCGTCTCGGTGTCGACGAAGAGCTGATGAAGCAGGCCGCGGACATCCGCGACGCCGTTTCGCCGGACGAGACGCTGTTCGTCGTCGACGCGATGATCGGTCAGGACGCGGTCACCACGGCCGAGGCGTTCCGCGACGGCGTCGGCTTCACCGGCGTCGTGCTCACCAAGCTCGACGGTGACGCCCGCGGTGGTGCCGCGCTGTCGGTCCGCCAGGTCACCGGCCAGCCGATCCTGTTCGCCTCGAACGGTGAGAAGCTCGAGGACTTCGACCTCTTCCACCCGGACCGGATGGCCAGCCGGATCCTCGGCATGGGCGACGTGCTCAGCCTCATCGAGCAGGCCGAACAGCACTTCGACCAGGAGAAGGCCGAGCAGACGGCGGCCAAGCTCGGCAGCGGGCAGCTCACCCTGGAGGACTTCCTCGAGCAGATGCTCGCGGTCCGCAAGATGGGCCCGATCGGCAACCTGCTCGGCATGCTGCCCGGCGCCGGGCAGATGAAGGACCAGCTCGCGCAGGTCGACGACAAGCAGCTCGACAAGCTGCAGGCGATCATCCGCGGCATGACCCCCGCCGAGCGGGCGGACCCGAAGATCATCAACGCCTCGCGCCGCGTCCGGATCTCGAAGGGGTCCGGTGTCGCCGTCCGCGACGTCAACGACCTGGTCAACCGGTTCTTCGAAGCGCGCAAGATGATGGCGCAGATGGCGGGCCGCTTCGGCTTCGGCGGCGGAGGCGGCGGCGGCAAGAACCGCAAGGGCAAGAAGGGGAAGAAGGGCAAGGGGCGCGGCCCGACGCAGCCCAAGGTCCGCGGCGGCTTCCCCGGTGGCATGCCGATGCTGCCGCCGGGCGGGATGCCCGGCGCCGGCGGCGGGATGCCCGACCTCTCCCAGCTCGGCGGCATGAACGACATCCCCGGCTTCGACCCGAAGAAGTTCAAGCTGCCGAAGGACAAGTAG
- the rpsP gene encoding 30S ribosomal protein S16 codes for MAVKIKLQRLGKIRAPYYRIIVADARTRRDGKAIETIGKYHPKEEPSFIEVDTERAQHWLSVGAQPTEPVQRILEITGDWQKFKGLPGAEGTLKVAEPKPSKQDLFNAALAAAGDSASAEATTPKKKSAPKKAEADKAEAAEGDKAEA; via the coding sequence GTGGCCGTCAAGATCAAGCTGCAGCGTCTCGGCAAGATCCGTGCGCCGTACTACCGCATCATCGTCGCCGACGCGCGCACCCGCCGTGATGGCAAGGCCATCGAGACGATCGGCAAGTACCACCCGAAGGAAGAGCCCAGCTTCATCGAGGTCGACACCGAGCGTGCCCAGCACTGGCTGTCCGTCGGCGCCCAGCCGACCGAGCCGGTCCAGCGCATCCTCGAGATCACCGGTGACTGGCAGAAGTTCAAGGGCCTGCCGGGCGCCGAGGGCACCCTGAAGGTCGCCGAGCCGAAGCCGTCGAAGCAGGACCTGTTCAACGCCGCGCTCGCCGCCGCCGGTGACTCGGCTTCGGCCGAGGCCACCACGCCGAAGAAGAAGTCAGCCCCGAAGAAGGCCGAAGCCGACAAGGCCGAGGCCGCCGAGGGTGACAAGGCCGAGGCGTGA